In the Pedosphaera parvula Ellin514 genome, one interval contains:
- a CDS encoding efflux RND transporter periplasmic adaptor subunit → MKTLEPNVAPVEKKPELNAHSERHDEETPTHRPKLGWWALLVVVLVIVGVVAGLVPRLRHREQLAKDTLEMGVPTVEVTSAVRGKATAALTLPAEVKPVVEAPIYARASGFIKKWYVDIGAQVKAGEVLADIDTPELNQELEAARAALVRAEADLALARTTSERWTELLKTSSVSEQEAAEKQADLKLKAATVDASKANMQRLTDLQSFAHVTAPFAGTVTSRSIDVGDLINATSGRELFRLADVHTLRVFVRVPQSATPNIEKGLQAVMMVPEWPAKKFQARVVRTSGAIDANSRTLLVELEVDNTNDEVLAGSYAQVAFNDIKQDPALVLPSNTLIFRSDGPQVGVVKPDGKVELRNIVLGRDYGRSLEILSGISVTDKVIVNPSDSLTSGATVRLPETKLADTNK, encoded by the coding sequence ATGAAAACCTTGGAACCTAATGTTGCACCAGTGGAAAAGAAGCCTGAATTGAACGCACATTCAGAGCGCCACGATGAAGAAACTCCGACTCACCGTCCAAAACTTGGCTGGTGGGCCTTGCTGGTTGTGGTGCTGGTAATCGTCGGCGTGGTGGCAGGATTGGTGCCGAGATTGCGGCATCGTGAGCAATTGGCCAAGGATACCTTGGAAATGGGGGTTCCGACCGTTGAAGTGACATCAGCAGTTCGAGGGAAAGCCACCGCTGCGTTGACGTTGCCCGCGGAGGTCAAACCGGTCGTGGAAGCACCCATTTATGCCCGGGCCAGTGGATTTATCAAGAAATGGTATGTCGACATCGGTGCACAGGTGAAGGCCGGAGAAGTCCTGGCTGACATCGATACTCCGGAATTGAACCAGGAATTGGAAGCGGCGCGTGCCGCCCTGGTGCGAGCGGAAGCAGATCTGGCGCTGGCCAGGACCACCTCGGAACGCTGGACTGAACTGCTTAAAACCTCCAGTGTCAGCGAGCAGGAGGCGGCTGAGAAACAGGCTGACTTAAAGCTCAAGGCAGCAACCGTGGATGCCTCCAAAGCCAATATGCAACGGTTGACCGATCTCCAATCCTTCGCTCATGTGACAGCGCCGTTTGCCGGGACGGTCACCTCACGCAGCATCGACGTAGGGGATTTGATTAATGCAACCAGCGGCAGAGAGCTGTTTCGACTGGCTGATGTGCATACCTTGCGTGTCTTTGTCCGTGTGCCTCAATCCGCCACACCGAATATTGAAAAAGGACTCCAGGCCGTGATGATGGTGCCGGAGTGGCCCGCAAAGAAATTTCAAGCGAGAGTGGTGCGCACTTCCGGAGCGATTGATGCGAATTCCAGAACGTTGCTGGTGGAGCTTGAAGTGGACAACACAAACGACGAAGTGCTGGCCGGAAGTTATGCGCAGGTCGCCTTCAATGATATTAAGCAGGATCCCGCGCTGGTACTGCCTTCAAATACATTGATTTTCCGTTCAGATGGACCGCAGGTGGGTGTTGTTAAACCGGACGGAAAAGTGGAATTGCGGAATATTGTTTTGGGACGCGATTATGGCCGGTCATTGGAGATCCTTTCCGGAATCAGCGTCACTGACAAGGTGATCGTGAATCCTTCCGATTCTCTTACTTCCGGTGCCACGGTTCGTCTCCCCGAAACCAAGCTGGCAGATACAAACAAATAA
- a CDS encoding efflux RND transporter permease subunit, with the protein MWIVRLALRRPYTFVVAAIVLVLLTPFILLRTPTDIFPNINIPVVSIIWQYAGLDAQEIEQRILYNHERSLSATVNDIEHIESNSYNGVGIIKVFLQQGASVDAGVAQITAVAQTILRQMPPGQTPPLIIRYNASTVPILQYSVTSKKLAEQELYDLTQNAVRVGLSTVQGAALPWPYGGKTRVVSVDLDLPALKAKNLTPQQVVDAISSQNVILPSGTAKIGSTEFNIELNTSPKLLEELNDLPIKQVNGATIYVRDVAQVRDGFQPQQNIVRKDGVRGALLTVLKTGSASTLEVVKGIKKALPPLLTTLPPELEVREFADQSLFVRAAISGVVKEGLVAAALTAVMILLFIGSWRSTFIIAISIPLSVLASLATLSALGETINLMTLGGLALAVGILVDDATVEIENVHRQMGLGKPLEQAILDGAQEIALPAFVSTLCICIVFVPMFFLTGVGRYLFVPLAEAVVFAMLASYVLSRTLIPTMVKWFYKDVNFAHFHGPVDYKNSSAWLRPFLMIQDRFERGFDKLRAGYRNLLCAILEYRITFAILFLVLCIGSWFLIPQLGQDFFPNVDAGQFRLHMRARSGTRVEETANLVDQIEQAIRQDIPRDELEGILDNIGIPNSGISLSYSNNGLIGAGDADILVSLKEGHHPTDMYVRRLRKMLNRQFPGNMFYFLPADIVSQTLNFGIPAPLNVQITGRNLAQNREVAARLVEKMRSIDGAVDVRVQQPGDLPKLKFSVDRTKAAEIGLSEKDVANSVLLSLSGSGQVQPSYWLNPTYGIQYLVNARAPEHVLDSVAALNSLPISAGRPGEGNGQIFANVATMTRTMGSPIITHYNVLPVIDVFGGVSGRDLGGVLNELKPILKEAEKTLPRGSHIILRGQAETMQSSFIGLGIGLCGAIVLIYLLLVVNFQSWLDPFIIITALPGALAGVTWGLYLTFTTLSVPALMGAIMSMGVATANAVLVVSFARSNLQSGMDPIKAALTAGAGRLRPVLMTALAMVIGMLPMSLGLGEGGEQNAPLGRAVIGGLVFATVATLFFVPVVFSLMHRRAGKPVTENPGKDELNLEAVSA; encoded by the coding sequence ATGTGGATTGTCCGTTTAGCTCTTAGAAGGCCCTATACGTTCGTTGTCGCGGCGATTGTCCTGGTGTTGTTGACACCTTTCATTCTGTTGCGCACGCCCACGGATATTTTTCCCAATATCAACATCCCCGTCGTCAGCATCATCTGGCAATACGCCGGGCTGGATGCCCAGGAAATCGAACAGCGCATCCTCTATAACCACGAACGCTCCCTGAGCGCCACGGTCAACGACATTGAGCATATTGAATCCAATTCCTACAATGGCGTGGGAATCATCAAGGTGTTCCTGCAACAAGGAGCATCGGTTGATGCCGGCGTGGCGCAGATTACAGCCGTCGCGCAGACCATTCTTCGCCAGATGCCGCCGGGGCAAACGCCGCCACTGATCATTCGATACAATGCTTCGACTGTTCCGATTTTGCAGTACAGTGTTACCAGCAAGAAACTGGCAGAGCAGGAACTCTACGATCTGACACAAAACGCCGTGCGCGTTGGACTGTCCACGGTACAAGGAGCTGCCTTGCCTTGGCCCTATGGTGGCAAGACTCGCGTTGTCTCGGTTGACCTCGATCTTCCTGCCTTGAAGGCGAAGAATTTGACGCCGCAGCAGGTCGTCGATGCAATTAGTTCGCAGAACGTGATTCTGCCGAGCGGAACGGCGAAGATCGGTTCAACCGAATTCAATATTGAATTGAATACCAGCCCGAAGCTGCTGGAGGAATTGAACGATTTGCCGATCAAACAGGTGAATGGCGCGACCATTTACGTGCGTGATGTGGCGCAGGTGCGAGATGGGTTTCAACCCCAACAGAATATCGTGCGCAAAGATGGAGTACGCGGGGCCTTGTTGACCGTGTTGAAGACCGGTTCGGCATCGACGCTCGAAGTGGTAAAAGGCATCAAGAAGGCACTGCCTCCATTGTTAACAACGTTGCCTCCGGAACTCGAAGTCAGGGAATTCGCCGACCAATCGCTCTTCGTCCGCGCGGCAATCAGCGGGGTGGTGAAGGAAGGTTTGGTGGCGGCGGCTCTGACAGCTGTGATGATCTTGTTGTTCATCGGCTCATGGCGGAGCACGTTCATCATTGCCATTTCAATACCGCTATCGGTGTTGGCTTCGCTCGCAACTTTGAGTGCGCTGGGCGAAACGATCAACCTGATGACTCTGGGCGGGTTGGCGCTCGCGGTTGGTATCCTCGTTGATGATGCCACGGTGGAGATTGAGAACGTCCATCGACAAATGGGCCTGGGCAAACCGTTGGAGCAGGCGATACTCGATGGAGCACAGGAGATCGCGCTGCCGGCATTCGTCTCCACACTCTGTATTTGCATTGTGTTTGTGCCTATGTTCTTCCTGACCGGGGTGGGCCGCTATCTATTTGTGCCGCTTGCCGAAGCCGTGGTGTTCGCGATGTTGGCCAGTTATGTGTTATCACGGACATTGATTCCGACCATGGTGAAGTGGTTTTACAAGGACGTTAATTTCGCACATTTTCACGGACCGGTTGATTACAAAAACAGTTCAGCCTGGCTACGGCCTTTTCTGATGATCCAGGATCGTTTTGAGCGAGGGTTCGACAAGCTTCGCGCGGGCTATCGCAATCTCCTTTGCGCTATTCTGGAGTATCGTATTACCTTCGCGATTTTGTTTCTCGTGCTCTGTATTGGTTCCTGGTTTTTGATTCCACAATTGGGCCAGGACTTCTTCCCGAACGTCGACGCCGGTCAATTTCGTTTGCATATGCGTGCCCGAAGCGGAACCCGAGTGGAGGAAACCGCGAATTTGGTCGATCAAATCGAGCAGGCCATTCGCCAGGATATTCCAAGGGATGAGCTTGAAGGAATCCTTGATAATATTGGCATTCCTAATTCAGGAATCAGCTTGAGTTATAGTAATAACGGTTTGATCGGGGCAGGTGATGCAGATATCCTGGTTTCCCTCAAGGAGGGGCATCATCCAACGGATATGTATGTAAGGCGCCTCCGGAAAATGTTGAACCGGCAATTTCCGGGAAACATGTTCTACTTCCTGCCGGCGGACATCGTGAGCCAGACGTTGAACTTTGGCATTCCGGCGCCGCTCAACGTGCAGATCACTGGCCGCAATCTCGCGCAAAACCGGGAAGTCGCAGCCAGGCTAGTTGAAAAGATGCGGAGCATAGATGGTGCAGTGGATGTGCGAGTACAGCAACCCGGTGACCTGCCCAAGCTTAAGTTTTCCGTTGATCGCACCAAGGCTGCCGAGATCGGCCTTTCGGAAAAAGATGTGGCTAATTCCGTGCTTTTGAGCCTGAGCGGCAGCGGTCAAGTGCAACCCTCCTACTGGCTTAATCCCACTTACGGCATTCAATATCTGGTGAATGCCAGGGCACCGGAGCATGTGCTGGATTCTGTCGCGGCACTGAATTCCCTGCCGATCAGTGCCGGCAGACCGGGGGAAGGAAATGGCCAGATTTTTGCAAACGTTGCAACCATGACCCGCACCATGGGGAGTCCAATCATTACGCATTACAATGTGTTGCCGGTTATTGATGTCTTCGGCGGCGTGAGCGGACGTGATTTGGGCGGGGTTTTGAACGAACTTAAACCAATTCTGAAGGAGGCTGAAAAAACACTTCCTCGCGGTAGTCATATTATTTTGCGTGGCCAGGCTGAAACCATGCAATCCAGTTTTATTGGTTTGGGCATCGGCTTGTGCGGAGCGATTGTGCTAATCTACCTGTTGCTTGTGGTTAATTTCCAGAGCTGGCTGGATCCGTTCATCATTATTACCGCATTACCTGGTGCGCTGGCCGGAGTTACCTGGGGTCTCTACCTGACATTCACAACCTTGAGTGTGCCTGCTTTGATGGGGGCCATCATGAGTATGGGCGTCGCCACGGCGAATGCCGTGTTGGTGGTGAGCTTCGCACGAAGCAATTTACAGAGCGGCATGGACCCGATCAAAGCAGCTTTGACAGCAGGAGCCGGAAGGTTGCGTCCCGTGTTGATGACCGCGCTGGCGATGGTCATCGGCATGTTGCCCATGAGTTTGGGACTGGGAGAAGGCGGCGAACAGAACGCCCCGCTTGGCAGGGCCGTGATTGGCGGGTTGGTGTTTGCGACCGTGGCGACACTGTTCTTTGTGCCGGTGGTATTCAGCTTGATGCACCGCCGAGCAGGCAAGCCAGTGACCGAAAACCCCGGGAAGGATGAATTAAATTTGGAAGCGGTTTCAGCCTAA
- a CDS encoding LysR family transcriptional regulator, with translation MELRHIRYFVAVAEELSFRRAAERLHLAQPPLSAQIKDLEGELGTKLFERTTRSVRLTASGRVFLDEARAVLAAAEKAEQRVRKAEHGLVGTLRIGVLAPTATSRLATILRSYRNQFPGVQFSLHEMTSVEQLQSLRLDQLDVGLLRPPVAFPELDFHFLEESPMVLAVPAGHRLAKQRLIEWKDFHNEPMVMIHPSLQHGYYDTFLNLCAKAGSTPIVGQYANDVHSKMWLISAGFGVAPTTKTIAEVKRPGLVFRELPPGLPLVQTLIVWKRTNNSPMVGNFIECFSKLDKLTPSKP, from the coding sequence ATGGAATTGCGCCATATTCGTTATTTTGTCGCTGTTGCCGAGGAACTTAGCTTTCGCCGAGCCGCCGAACGTCTCCACCTTGCGCAACCCCCTTTGAGCGCGCAAATCAAGGACTTGGAAGGTGAACTGGGGACGAAACTTTTCGAACGCACAACCCGCTCGGTTAGACTTACCGCCTCTGGCCGGGTTTTTCTTGATGAAGCCCGCGCGGTTCTGGCCGCCGCTGAAAAAGCAGAACAACGCGTGCGAAAAGCGGAACATGGTTTGGTGGGAACTCTTCGCATCGGTGTTCTAGCTCCTACTGCCACTTCGCGCCTGGCGACCATCCTGCGCAGTTATCGCAACCAGTTTCCCGGAGTTCAATTCTCGCTGCATGAAATGACCTCCGTCGAACAGCTCCAGAGCTTGCGACTGGACCAATTGGATGTCGGCCTGCTTCGTCCTCCCGTGGCTTTTCCTGAATTGGATTTTCACTTTCTGGAGGAATCTCCCATGGTGCTCGCCGTGCCAGCCGGACACCGTCTGGCCAAACAACGCCTTATCGAATGGAAGGATTTCCATAACGAACCGATGGTGATGATCCATCCTTCGCTGCAGCATGGCTACTACGATACCTTTCTCAACCTTTGTGCCAAAGCTGGCTCAACGCCAATCGTCGGACAATACGCCAACGATGTTCATTCCAAGATGTGGCTGATTTCTGCTGGTTTCGGCGTGGCTCCTACCACCAAGACGATTGCCGAAGTCAAACGGCCCGGCCTTGTTTTTCGCGAATTGCCTCCCGGCCTTCCACTTGTCCAAACACTCATCGTCTGGAAACGCACCAACAACTCGCCGATGGTTGGCAACTTCATTGAATGCTTTTCCAAACTGGATAAGTTGACTCCATCGAAACCTTAA
- a CDS encoding UDP-glucose--hexose-1-phosphate uridylyltransferase — translation MSAENVFSPEMHPHRRYNPLTGEWILVSPHRTQRPWQGQRESVGNETRPAYDPQCYLCPGNKRAGDHLNPKYSSTFVFTNDFAALLPDTPLTGGIEDGLLVADPVRGICRVICFSPRHDLTLPEMPVEDIRQVVEVWAGQVTELGAKYRWVQVFENKGAAMGCSNPHPHGQIWASSFLPRIPQQEEVTQREYFKQHGKPLLVDYLGQELERKARIVEQNQHWVMLVPYWATWPFEYLLLPRRHVKRLPELTSEERASLAEILKKSLIRYDNLFETSFPYSMGWHGAPLDGGDYKHWQLHAHFYPPLLRSATVKKFMVGYEMLAESQRDLTAEQAAQRLREVPEAHYKQQAQKS, via the coding sequence ATGAGTGCTGAAAATGTTTTTTCACCGGAGATGCATCCACATCGTCGATACAATCCTTTGACGGGTGAGTGGATATTGGTGTCGCCCCATCGAACGCAACGGCCATGGCAGGGGCAGCGCGAGAGTGTCGGGAATGAAACTCGTCCTGCTTACGATCCGCAGTGTTACCTTTGTCCGGGAAACAAGCGGGCAGGGGATCATCTCAATCCTAAATATTCGAGCACATTTGTTTTCACAAACGACTTTGCTGCGCTCCTGCCCGACACACCATTAACTGGCGGGATTGAGGATGGGCTGCTCGTGGCCGATCCGGTTCGGGGTATTTGCCGGGTGATTTGTTTCTCGCCGCGCCACGATTTGACACTGCCTGAAATGCCAGTCGAAGATATCCGGCAGGTGGTGGAAGTGTGGGCGGGGCAGGTAACAGAATTGGGTGCCAAATATCGTTGGGTGCAGGTTTTTGAGAACAAGGGTGCGGCGATGGGATGTTCCAATCCACATCCGCACGGGCAGATTTGGGCCAGCAGTTTTTTGCCACGAATTCCGCAACAGGAGGAAGTAACGCAACGGGAATACTTTAAGCAACATGGCAAGCCGCTGCTTGTGGATTACCTGGGACAGGAATTAGAACGGAAGGCACGGATTGTGGAACAGAACCAGCATTGGGTGATGTTGGTACCCTATTGGGCCACCTGGCCATTCGAGTATCTGCTGCTTCCGCGCCGGCATGTAAAGCGGTTGCCGGAATTGACATCTGAGGAGCGCGCCAGCCTGGCTGAGATTTTGAAGAAGAGTTTGATTCGATACGACAATTTATTCGAAACCTCGTTTCCCTATTCAATGGGCTGGCATGGCGCTCCGCTGGATGGTGGAGATTACAAACACTGGCAGTTGCATGCGCATTTTTATCCGCCATTGCTCCGTTCGGCGACGGTGAAGAAATTTATGGTTGGATACGAAATGCTGGCCGAATCGCAGCGGGACCTGACGGCGGAACAGGCGGCCCAGCGATTGCGGGAGGTTCCGGAAGCCCACTATAAGCAACAGGCCCAAAAAAGTTAA
- a CDS encoding family 43 glycosylhydrolase, giving the protein MKLSALHRWSFGVIILLSAWIGMVSQVNAEVLYQNPVIAGDHPDPSVIRVGKEYWATATSSEWGPQFPLLHSTDLVNWNDAGPVFAHRPEWAVGNFWAPEISEYKGKYYVYYVGRQKGGPLAIAVATADKPSGPYTDHGPMVAQEDGSIDPVPVTDEHGERYLVWKEDGNSRHVSTVIWAQKLNADGTRLEGEKKELIRNTSPWEGALVEGPFILRRGDWFYLFYSGSGCCGTGCDYALGVARSHSLLGPWEKNPANPILAGNVTWKCPGHGSIVADERGRYWLLYHGYSTIGSVFTGREALLDEVKFGTNDWPTINNGKGPSARAVSPYEVVQQRTEVSFADDFKGYKLNTGYQWPQDNEPTYKVRSGELILVANPARGTNVVGSVLARSTTAADYVAETVLDLGDLNRGAMAGLSAFGDMANAIGLSAMNGKLVLWRSMRGKTQSLAIMDPPSCSKLYLRYSAKNGAEFQFAASADGKKWIPVGEKLQGSFLPPWDRSVRVALTVGGSPNATAEFNSLRITPQAANLQ; this is encoded by the coding sequence ATGAAATTGAGCGCGCTTCACCGGTGGTCATTTGGCGTCATTATTCTCCTCTCGGCCTGGATTGGAATGGTTTCACAGGTAAATGCCGAGGTTCTTTACCAGAACCCCGTGATTGCGGGAGATCATCCAGATCCATCGGTAATTCGCGTCGGCAAGGAATATTGGGCGACAGCTACTTCCTCCGAGTGGGGACCGCAATTTCCACTATTGCATTCAACCGACCTGGTGAACTGGAATGATGCCGGGCCAGTGTTCGCGCATCGACCCGAGTGGGCCGTGGGCAATTTCTGGGCTCCGGAAATTTCGGAGTACAAGGGCAAATATTACGTCTACTATGTTGGCCGTCAGAAGGGTGGACCGCTCGCGATTGCGGTTGCAACGGCTGACAAACCTTCCGGACCTTACACAGATCATGGTCCCATGGTGGCACAGGAGGACGGTTCGATTGATCCAGTGCCCGTCACTGATGAGCATGGAGAGCGGTATTTGGTTTGGAAGGAGGACGGGAATAGCCGTCATGTCAGCACTGTCATCTGGGCGCAGAAGCTAAATGCGGATGGCACCAGGTTGGAAGGCGAAAAGAAGGAGCTGATCAGGAACACTTCTCCCTGGGAAGGGGCGTTAGTCGAAGGGCCATTTATTCTGCGCCGTGGTGATTGGTTTTACTTGTTTTATTCCGGGAGCGGCTGCTGCGGAACCGGATGCGATTATGCTTTAGGGGTGGCCAGGTCTCATTCGTTGTTGGGACCGTGGGAAAAGAATCCTGCAAATCCCATCCTGGCTGGCAATGTGACTTGGAAGTGTCCCGGACACGGAAGCATCGTTGCTGATGAACGTGGTCGTTATTGGCTGCTGTATCACGGGTATTCCACGATCGGCTCTGTTTTCACCGGTCGTGAAGCGTTGTTGGATGAAGTGAAATTTGGCACGAACGATTGGCCGACCATAAATAACGGCAAGGGACCCAGTGCCAGGGCGGTGTCTCCCTATGAGGTTGTCCAGCAGAGGACCGAGGTGAGTTTTGCGGATGATTTTAAAGGTTACAAACTGAACACAGGTTATCAATGGCCTCAAGATAACGAGCCGACTTATAAAGTAAGGAGCGGAGAACTGATCTTGGTTGCCAACCCCGCGCGCGGAACGAACGTGGTCGGTTCGGTATTAGCCCGTTCCACCACAGCTGCGGATTATGTCGCGGAGACTGTATTGGACCTCGGAGATTTGAACCGGGGAGCGATGGCAGGATTGTCAGCATTTGGTGATATGGCCAATGCGATTGGATTGTCAGCAATGAACGGCAAGCTGGTGTTGTGGAGAAGCATGCGAGGAAAGACTCAGTCGCTGGCTATCATGGACCCGCCATCGTGCTCGAAGCTGTATCTACGTTATAGCGCAAAAAACGGAGCGGAGTTTCAGTTTGCCGCAAGTGCGGACGGTAAGAAGTGGATTCCAGTCGGAGAGAAACTGCAAGGCAGTTTCCTGCCTCCTTGGGATCGGAGTGTGCGGGTGGCACTGACAGTCGGAGGCAGTCCGAATGCGACGGCCGAATTTAACTCCTTGCGCATCACACCCCAAGCGGCGAATTTGCAATAA
- a CDS encoding ABC transporter substrate-binding protein, producing the protein MKNSFIKSGLRSIGVAAFSLMLTAGFQSAVIAKQLTVGFAQVGAESAWRTAETDSIKNEAAKRNVNLKFSDAQGKQENQIKAVRGFIAQGVDAIIIAPVVETGWEPVLREAKRSKIPVVLVDRGIKVSDDSLYATLIASDFVSEGRMAAEWLAKKVNGKANIVELQGTPGAAPAIDRKKGFEEGIKEHPEMKIIASQSGDFRRSGGKEVMEALLKKYGNEVTAVYAHNDDMALGAIQALEEAGKKPGTDVVVVSVDGVKGAFEAMVNSKLNCTVECNPLLGPLAFDAVEKAKQGEKLPKKTIVPDKTYDQSGAKDVIASRQY; encoded by the coding sequence ATGAAGAATTCATTCATAAAATCAGGGCTTCGCTCGATCGGCGTGGCGGCTTTTTCGCTCATGTTGACCGCGGGTTTTCAGTCGGCTGTCATCGCCAAACAATTAACGGTCGGATTTGCGCAGGTCGGCGCGGAGAGCGCCTGGCGCACTGCAGAAACCGATTCCATCAAGAACGAAGCGGCCAAGCGCAACGTGAACCTGAAGTTCTCTGACGCACAAGGAAAGCAGGAGAACCAAATCAAGGCGGTTCGCGGTTTTATTGCTCAAGGAGTGGATGCCATCATCATTGCACCCGTTGTGGAAACAGGATGGGAACCGGTTTTGCGTGAAGCAAAGCGATCCAAGATTCCGGTGGTGCTGGTTGATCGTGGAATCAAGGTTTCCGATGACTCGCTCTATGCAACATTGATTGCATCGGACTTTGTGAGTGAAGGCAGGATGGCGGCGGAATGGCTCGCCAAGAAAGTGAATGGCAAAGCCAACATTGTCGAACTCCAAGGCACGCCTGGTGCGGCTCCAGCGATTGACCGGAAGAAAGGTTTCGAAGAGGGAATCAAGGAGCATCCTGAAATGAAAATCATCGCTTCCCAAAGCGGGGACTTTCGTCGTTCCGGCGGGAAGGAAGTAATGGAAGCGTTGCTGAAAAAGTATGGCAACGAGGTGACCGCCGTTTACGCGCATAACGATGACATGGCATTGGGAGCCATCCAGGCTCTTGAAGAAGCAGGCAAGAAGCCAGGCACGGACGTGGTGGTGGTGTCGGTGGACGGTGTGAAAGGCGCTTTCGAAGCGATGGTGAATAGCAAGTTAAACTGCACCGTGGAATGCAATCCATTGCTCGGGCCGCTCGCTTTTGATGCGGTGGAGAAAGCCAAGCAAGGTGAGAAATTGCCGAAGAAGACCATCGTTCCGGACAAGACCTACGATCAATCCGGTGCCAAGGATGTGATTGCTTCGCGCCAGTATTAA
- the yjfF gene encoding galactofuranose ABC transporter, permease protein YjfF: MRKLWQSPHLPLAATILILVVLFATASVMYEGFFSGRVVGNLFGDNASLGIAAVGMTLVILSGGIDLSVGSVLAFSTVFIATLVQQKGVNPMIAIGLALMVGTALGAFMGFLINRYDLPPFLVTLGGMFLARGMGFVISKESLGIENPLYNKLTDFLVPLGGKASLSVPALIFLAIFLVGILVTHYTPYGRNVYALGGSEPSARLMGVPIGTTKVAVYAISGFCSALAGAVMTIFTGSGNPTLGVGFELDVIASVVIGGTLLTGGVGSQLGTLAGVLIFGTINTALTFDGRLNSYWLRIAIGGLLLAFILFQRFLTRTSALAR; encoded by the coding sequence TTGAGAAAACTTTGGCAATCACCACACCTGCCGCTGGCGGCGACGATTCTGATACTCGTCGTTTTGTTCGCGACCGCTTCCGTAATGTATGAAGGGTTCTTTTCAGGGCGGGTAGTCGGAAATTTGTTCGGAGACAATGCATCACTCGGGATTGCGGCTGTGGGGATGACCTTGGTGATTTTATCGGGAGGGATCGATTTGTCCGTCGGGTCCGTCCTGGCGTTCTCAACAGTTTTTATCGCGACCCTGGTACAACAGAAGGGTGTGAATCCCATGATAGCGATTGGGCTGGCGTTGATGGTCGGAACTGCATTGGGAGCGTTCATGGGATTTCTGATCAACCGCTACGATCTGCCGCCGTTTTTGGTTACATTGGGAGGAATGTTTTTGGCGCGCGGAATGGGATTTGTTATCAGCAAGGAATCCTTGGGAATAGAGAATCCGCTTTACAATAAACTGACCGACTTCCTGGTGCCGCTCGGTGGAAAGGCCAGTTTATCTGTGCCGGCGCTTATTTTTCTCGCCATTTTCCTTGTTGGGATTTTGGTGACTCATTACACCCCTTACGGAAGAAATGTTTATGCCTTGGGAGGCAGTGAGCCCTCAGCCCGACTCATGGGTGTGCCGATTGGAACGACCAAAGTCGCGGTTTATGCAATCAGCGGGTTTTGTTCAGCATTGGCCGGAGCGGTGATGACCATCTTCACGGGTTCCGGAAATCCGACTCTCGGTGTGGGGTTCGAGCTTGATGTGATTGCCTCGGTGGTCATTGGCGGCACGCTGCTGACCGGGGGAGTGGGGTCGCAACTTGGCACGCTGGCGGGTGTGCTTATCTTTGGCACTATTAATACGGCACTGACTTTTGACGGACGTTTGAATTCCTACTGGCTGCGCATTGCCATCGGTGGGTTGCTGTTGGCGTTCATTCTTTTTCAACGATTTCTGACTCGCACCTCGGCGCTGGCCAGGTAA